The genomic window GCGGCGACACCGCCGGCCGTCTCCAGGCGATGAAGGTCTTCAAGGGCACCACGCACATCAAGGACCTGTCGCAGGCCACGCAGCCCGGCACGCGCTACCGCGTGACCTGGGTGGACGTCCCCGACCGCGACGCCAAGACCACGTCGGTCCGCAAGCAGTTCACCGACGACCAGGTGACCCGCAGCCACAAGCTGGAGGGCGCGTACTGGGGCGACGGCGGCGCGTACTTCGTCGCCAGCTTCGCGCGCAGCAGCGACGGCAGCGTCAACGAGCACGACGGCCAGGTCTGGTTCTACGACCCGCGCAGCGAGACCGTCACGCTCAAGACGATCTTCGGCGTGAACCCCGACCCGTCCAAGGACGCCGGCAACTACGACGGCCCCGACAACATCACCGTCTCCCCGCACGGCGGCCTGATCCTCGCCGAGGACGGCGAGGGCGTCAGCCACCTCTACGGCGTGACGGACGGCGGCAAGGCCTACACCGTCGCCCGCAACGACCTCAACGAGAGCGAGTTCACCGGCCCGACGTTCAGCCTGGACGGCCGCATCCTGTTCGCCAACATCCAGACGCCCGGCATCGTCCTCGCGATCACCGGCCCCTGGGGACACCAGCGCCGCTGACCAGCCCCCCGCCCCACGACGACGGGCGCGGACCCCCAGGTGGGTGGGGTTCCGCGCCCGTCAGGCATTTCCGGGGTCAGCCGGCGGAGAGGGTCAGCTCGACCGTGTTCTCCTTGCCGTTCCGGACGTAGGTCACCTTGATCTTGTCGCCCGGGGCCTTGCTGCGGATCAGGGCGATGAGGTCGGACGCGTCCTCGATCGGCTGGGAGTCGACCTTGGTGATCACGTCGCCGGGCTTGAGGCCCGCCTTGGCCGCCGGGCCGCCCGGGGTGATCGGCTGCTGGCCCTGGACCGGCTGCTCCATGATCTTGGCGCCGTCCTGCGACCGCGGGTCCGGCAGGACGCCCATCTTCGCCTGCTTGACGCTCCCGTTGTTGATGATCTCCTGGGCGACGCGCCGCGCCTGGTTGATCGGGATCGCGAAGCCGAGGCCGATGCTGCCGCTCTGGCTCTGGCCCTGGAGCGACTGGCTGCCGAGCGTCGCGATCGCCGTGTTCATCCCGATCACGCGGCCCTTGGTGTCGACCAGCGGCCCGCCCGAGTTGCCGGGGTTGATCGCCGCGTCGGTCTGGATCGCGTTGAGGTAGGTCGCGTCGCCGCCGTTCTCGCTCTGCGTCGGGACGGCGCGGTTCAGCGAGCTGACGATCCCGGTCGTCACCGAGCCCTGGAGCCCGAGCGGGGACCCGATCGCGATGACCGGGTCGCCGACCGCGATCTGGTCGGAGTTGCCGAGCGAGAGCGCGGGCAGGTCGTGCTGGCCCTCGGGCTTGAGGACGGCGACGTCCGAACTCGGGTCGGTGCCCTTGACGGTCGCGGGCAGCGTCTTCTTGTCGTTGAAGACGATCTGGATCTGCCCGCCCTGCCCGGCGCCCGCCGCGACGTGGTTGTTGGTGACGATGTAGCCGCCGTTGACGATGAAGCCCGTCCCGGCGCCCTCCTCGGTGGCGCTCTTCACGCGGATCATGACGACGCTCGGCAGCACGCGCCGCGCGATGCCCGCGACCGAGTCCGGCGGGCGGCTGGCCCCGCCGCCGCCCCCGCCCCCGTCGCCGCCGAGGCTGACGGTGCCCTGGTCGTCGTCGGACGCCAGCACCGCGACACCGGCGCCGACGCCCGCCGACACCAGCGCCACGACCGCCACGATGATCGCGATCAGGCCGAGGCCGGGACCGCGCAGCGAGGACGGCGGGGGCGGCGGCACCGGCGCCCAGTTCGGGCCGGTGCCGGGCGGCGGCGGCTGCTGGCCGTATCCGGCCATCGGGCGCGCGCCCTGCGGCGGCTGGCCGTTCAGCGGCGGGCCCTGCGGCGGCGCCCCCTGCCACCCGTAGGGGTGGGCGGGCGCGTCGTGCGGGACGAACCCGGGCCGCTGCCGCGGGTCGACCGGCGCCTCTGGCCCGGCCGGGGAGCCCCACGGGCGCGGCTGCTGCTCGGGGGGCGGGCCCGCCGGCATCGCGACCGGAACGTCGGCGGGCCCGTCCGGCGGCGTGAAGCCGCCCGCGACGTGCCGGTCGCCGGGCTCGGGAGCGGCGGGGGGCTCCTCGGGGTCGTCCACCGGGACGGGCTGCTCCTGGTCGATCATCGTGGCCCGGGGAGCCTCCGGCCGCGCGGCGAGTGCTTCGTCGTCCTGGCGCGCCGCTCCGGCCCCGGCGACGGGGCGCTCGTCGTCCGACGGCGACCGGTTCTCTTCCGTCATCCCCAACTCTCCTGCCGAGCACCGTTTCTGATCAGTTGCCCTCATCGTGGCGAGGAAGGCATGTGACGGGCGTAAAACCCGTCAGTCGAGCGGATCGAGCCATGAGCCTAGCCTGCGCGCACCACGGCTCAGCCGGGCGCCGACCGCGTCCCGGCGGGGCCGCAGCCCGGCCGCGACGGAGACGGCGGTGGACGCCGGGGCCTCCGTCACGACGGTGAGGACATACCCAGCACCGGACGTGATCGCCCAATGATGCAGGAGATCGTCATCACGGACGAACAGCCCTTGGCCGAAGCGATGCCATCCGGAGAGGGAACCGGGCGCGAGCCGTCCCGGCTGGACGAACACCGACAGCGCCGCGAGGCCGTCGGAGAAGCCGAGGTGGACGGCCCCGTCGGCGGCGCGGCGGGCGTCGAACAGCCGGAACCGGCCGGGCAGGGTCTCGGGCAGCGGCCAGCCCCGGTCGCGGAGCGCGGCGCGGG from Actinomadura rubteroloni includes these protein-coding regions:
- a CDS encoding trypsin-like peptidase domain-containing protein; this translates as MTEENRSPSDDERPVAGAGAARQDDEALAARPEAPRATMIDQEQPVPVDDPEEPPAAPEPGDRHVAGGFTPPDGPADVPVAMPAGPPPEQQPRPWGSPAGPEAPVDPRQRPGFVPHDAPAHPYGWQGAPPQGPPLNGQPPQGARPMAGYGQQPPPPGTGPNWAPVPPPPPSSLRGPGLGLIAIIVAVVALVSAGVGAGVAVLASDDDQGTVSLGGDGGGGGGGASRPPDSVAGIARRVLPSVVMIRVKSATEEGAGTGFIVNGGYIVTNNHVAAGAGQGGQIQIVFNDKKTLPATVKGTDPSSDVAVLKPEGQHDLPALSLGNSDQIAVGDPVIAIGSPLGLQGSVTTGIVSSLNRAVPTQSENGGDATYLNAIQTDAAINPGNSGGPLVDTKGRVIGMNTAIATLGSQSLQGQSQSGSIGLGFAIPINQARRVAQEIINNGSVKQAKMGVLPDPRSQDGAKIMEQPVQGQQPITPGGPAAKAGLKPGDVITKVDSQPIEDASDLIALIRSKAPGDKIKVTYVRNGKENTVELTLSAG